Proteins found in one Thermus islandicus DSM 21543 genomic segment:
- the tatC gene encoding twin-arginine translocase subunit TatC — protein MKEAPLVEHLEELRARLIWALLSWAVGTGVAWTFRVQLLDWLKHPLDLAAKQNGIQVNLIVLDITEPFLVSLKVAAFGGLVLALPFIVYQVWAFIAPGLYEHEKRLAVPFLLGAGFSFALGALFAYYGFLPFAIPFLLGFLGDVVTPQISIGRYMGQVLMMMGVMGVVFEMPVVSYLLARLGILSSAFLARNWRVAVVLLLTLAAVITPTVDVFSLGVVALPLLLLYWISVLVARLAERQRPKEEAA, from the coding sequence TTGAAGGAAGCCCCCCTCGTTGAACACCTGGAGGAGCTCCGCGCCCGCCTGATCTGGGCCCTCCTCTCCTGGGCGGTGGGGACGGGAGTGGCGTGGACCTTTCGGGTCCAGCTCCTGGACTGGCTCAAGCACCCCCTGGACCTGGCGGCCAAGCAGAACGGCATCCAGGTGAACCTCATCGTCTTGGACATCACCGAGCCCTTTTTGGTCTCCTTGAAGGTGGCCGCTTTTGGGGGCCTCGTGCTTGCCCTTCCCTTCATCGTGTACCAGGTCTGGGCCTTCATTGCCCCCGGCCTCTACGAGCACGAGAAGCGCCTCGCCGTGCCCTTCCTCCTGGGGGCGGGGTTCAGCTTCGCTCTGGGGGCGCTGTTTGCCTACTACGGTTTTTTGCCCTTCGCCATCCCCTTTCTTCTCGGCTTCCTGGGGGATGTGGTCACCCCCCAGATCTCCATCGGCCGCTACATGGGCCAGGTCCTGATGATGATGGGGGTCATGGGGGTGGTCTTTGAGATGCCGGTGGTGAGCTACCTCCTGGCCCGCCTGGGGATCCTTTCCTCGGCCTTCCTCGCCCGCAACTGGCGGGTTGCGGTGGTCCTTCTCCTCACCCTGGCCGCGGTCATCACCCCCACGGTGGACGTCTTCTCCCTGGGGGTGGTGGCCCTGCCCCTCCTCCTCCTCTACTGGATCTCCGTCCTGGTGGCCCGGCTGGCGGAGAGGCAGCGGCCCAAGGAGGAGGCCGCTTGA
- the trmB gene encoding tRNA (guanosine(46)-N7)-methyltransferase TrmB: protein MLVRPALLPSWPPRLEDLFGRAGPLVLEIGFGDGRFAAELAKAHPGWLLLGAEVSAGSVVRALRRLRREGVENVRLYHGQGPFALRNLVPERSLLQVIVNFPDPWPKKRHRGRRLLQESFFRRLSTRLGEGGALLLTTDHEEYFRFALEEAERTGLYRVEVRPPPETHLRTKYALKWEAAGRGFFHAVFTKVAEDPSPWPPIRRYPVAHALLEGNLPESLPFRKTPVPLRKGMAVFLEVARGEEGAYVLTRVEEEDLVQELLLEVRESERGLYAGVSRFGSPLITDGVRQAVAALVRLLEPLGLKVVQDHTGEGLR from the coding sequence GTGCTGGTGCGCCCCGCCCTCCTCCCCTCCTGGCCCCCCCGCCTGGAGGACCTCTTCGGCCGGGCAGGCCCTCTGGTCCTGGAGATCGGCTTCGGGGACGGGCGCTTCGCCGCCGAGCTCGCCAAGGCCCACCCCGGCTGGCTTCTCCTCGGGGCCGAGGTCTCGGCGGGAAGCGTGGTCCGAGCCCTTAGGCGCCTGCGCCGCGAGGGGGTGGAAAACGTTCGCCTCTACCATGGCCAGGGTCCCTTCGCCCTCAGGAACCTGGTGCCGGAACGAAGCCTCCTCCAGGTCATCGTCAACTTTCCTGACCCTTGGCCCAAGAAACGCCACCGGGGGAGGCGCCTCCTCCAGGAGAGCTTCTTCCGCAGGCTCTCCACCCGGCTTGGGGAGGGCGGGGCCCTCCTCCTCACCACGGACCACGAGGAGTATTTCCGCTTCGCCCTGGAGGAGGCGGAGCGTACCGGGCTTTACCGCGTAGAGGTGCGGCCTCCTCCCGAAACCCACCTGCGGACCAAGTACGCCCTAAAGTGGGAGGCGGCGGGGCGGGGCTTCTTCCATGCGGTCTTTACCAAGGTGGCCGAAGACCCGAGCCCCTGGCCCCCCATCCGGAGGTATCCCGTGGCCCATGCCCTTCTGGAAGGAAACCTTCCCGAGTCCCTGCCCTTCAGAAAAACCCCGGTGCCCTTGCGGAAGGGGATGGCGGTCTTCTTGGAGGTGGCCCGGGGAGAGGAGGGCGCCTACGTCCTCACCCGCGTGGAGGAGGAAGACCTCGTCCAGGAGCTGCTTCTGGAAGTGCGAGAAAGCGAACGCGGCCTCTACGCGGGGGTGAGCCGCTTCGGGAGCCCCCTCATCACCGACGGGGTCAGACAGGCGGTGGCGGCCCTGGTGCGCCTGCTGGAGCCCTTGGGGCTAAAGGTGGTGCAGGACCACACCGGGGAGGGGCTAAGATAG
- the glmU gene encoding bifunctional UDP-N-acetylglucosamine diphosphorylase/glucosamine-1-phosphate N-acetyltransferase GlmU — translation MHAHVILAAGQGTRMRSRLPKVLHPLLGKPLVAYAVEAALALRPERLVVVVGHGAERVKEALKDYPVVFAEQEVQLGTAHALLQAEPLLMGFPGPFLVTQGDTPLLRPETLKALLDRLEKGAGMALLAVELEDPTGYGRLLREGEEVVGNVEEKDASPEVRAIREVNAGAYAFDGFLFQALKEVRNENAAREYYLPDLIAIYRAKGKRVVAVRGLAEEALGVNTREELARVEEVLLRRLRAEWMRKGVRMILPETIYLEPSVELAPDVTLWPGVVLRGRTRIGEGCEVGAYSLLEDTVLEPGARVLSHTVAQGAHLYPGASAGPFARLRPGAVLREEVHVGNFVEVKQSLLHRGVKAGHLAYLGDAEVGEGTNVGAGVITANYDGRRKHKTLIGKRAFIGSNSVLVAPVRVGDKALVGAGSVITQDVPEGALAVARGRQRNLEGYALKKLSEE, via the coding sequence ATGCACGCCCACGTGATCCTGGCCGCAGGGCAGGGGACGAGGATGCGGTCCCGCCTGCCCAAGGTGCTCCATCCCCTTCTCGGTAAGCCCCTTGTGGCCTATGCGGTGGAGGCTGCCCTGGCCCTACGGCCAGAGCGCCTTGTGGTGGTGGTGGGCCACGGGGCGGAGAGGGTGAAGGAGGCCCTGAAGGACTACCCCGTGGTCTTCGCGGAGCAGGAGGTGCAGCTCGGCACGGCCCACGCCCTTTTGCAGGCAGAGCCCCTCCTAATGGGCTTCCCCGGCCCTTTCCTCGTGACCCAGGGGGACACCCCTCTCCTCCGTCCCGAGACGCTGAAGGCGCTCCTAGACCGCCTTGAGAAGGGGGCGGGGATGGCCCTCCTCGCCGTGGAGCTAGAAGACCCCACAGGCTACGGCCGCCTCCTCCGGGAAGGGGAGGAGGTGGTGGGGAACGTGGAGGAGAAGGACGCCTCCCCTGAGGTCCGGGCAATCCGGGAGGTAAACGCCGGGGCCTACGCCTTTGACGGCTTCCTTTTCCAGGCCCTCAAGGAGGTGCGGAACGAAAACGCCGCCCGGGAGTACTACCTCCCCGACCTCATCGCCATCTACCGCGCGAAGGGGAAGCGGGTGGTGGCGGTGCGGGGGCTGGCGGAGGAGGCGCTAGGCGTGAACACCCGCGAGGAACTCGCCCGGGTGGAGGAGGTACTCCTCAGGAGGCTCCGCGCGGAGTGGATGCGGAAGGGGGTGCGGATGATCCTCCCCGAGACCATTTACCTCGAGCCTTCCGTGGAGCTCGCCCCGGATGTCACCCTGTGGCCCGGGGTGGTCCTCAGAGGGAGGACGCGGATCGGCGAAGGGTGCGAGGTGGGGGCGTACAGCCTCCTGGAGGACACCGTGTTAGAGCCCGGAGCCCGGGTCCTCTCCCACACCGTGGCCCAGGGGGCCCACCTCTATCCCGGGGCTTCCGCAGGGCCCTTCGCCAGGCTCAGGCCTGGGGCGGTCCTTAGGGAGGAGGTCCACGTGGGGAATTTCGTGGAGGTCAAGCAGAGCCTCCTCCACCGTGGGGTGAAGGCCGGGCACCTGGCCTACCTGGGCGACGCCGAGGTGGGGGAGGGGACGAACGTGGGGGCCGGGGTCATCACCGCCAACTACGACGGGCGGCGCAAGCACAAGACCCTGATCGGCAAAAGGGCCTTCATCGGCTCCAACAGCGTCCTCGTGGCCCCCGTGCGGGTGGGGGATAAGGCCCTTGTGGGGGCGGGGAGCGTCATCACCCAGGACGTGCCCGAGGGCGCCCTGGCCGTGGCCCGGGGGCGGCAGAGGAACCTCGAGGGCTACGCCCTGAAGAAGCTTTCGGAGGAGTAG
- a CDS encoding Sec-independent protein translocase subunit TatA/TatB, translated as MNLGMPEILVILLVALLIFGPKKLPELGRSLGQSIREFKRGAQEIREELEKSVEVKEEKPITAPSAKEEPKA; from the coding sequence ATGAACCTGGGCATGCCCGAGATCCTGGTCATCCTCCTGGTCGCCCTCCTCATCTTCGGGCCCAAGAAGCTCCCCGAGCTGGGGCGCTCCCTGGGCCAGAGCATCCGCGAGTTCAAGCGAGGGGCCCAAGAGATCCGGGAGGAGCTGGAGAAGAGCGTGGAGGTAAAAGAGGAAAAGCCCATCACCGCCCCCTCGGCTAAGGAGGAGCCCAAGGCTTGA
- a CDS encoding 4Fe-4S dicluster domain-containing protein yields the protein MGLLDNLLSAFLKATDPRPRYTESRCLLYKNSVGGCDRCHQACPRGAVRLEGWRVELDEVLCTGCGLCTGVCPGLALEYPLGAIQEALIRGKGKLRCSRAEGKGEEVLCLGRLTPGLLAEAGSRFGKVVLARGDCAGCKIGGASVPEHLARMAEEARRYHPVEVEVVEGALPGEPVARRELFQALLGSAKRTAADLLPELPLPGLEAEGERPLPPELRLRRLAADRASEVRWPRIRVEEGCTLCPVCTNVCPTEAVQRVREGEEYALYLRVEACTGCGACVASCPPQVIRLEEAKKEEVGKELELFRGRPPWYDL from the coding sequence ATGGGCTTGCTGGACAACCTCCTGAGCGCCTTCCTCAAGGCCACGGACCCGCGGCCCCGCTACACGGAAAGCCGCTGCCTCCTCTACAAGAACAGCGTGGGGGGGTGCGACCGGTGCCACCAGGCCTGCCCCAGGGGGGCGGTGCGGCTGGAGGGGTGGCGGGTGGAGCTGGACGAGGTTTTGTGTACGGGGTGCGGCCTCTGCACGGGGGTCTGCCCCGGCCTCGCCCTGGAGTACCCCCTGGGGGCCATCCAGGAGGCCCTGATCCGGGGGAAGGGGAAGCTTAGGTGCTCCCGGGCCGAGGGAAAGGGGGAGGAGGTCCTCTGCCTGGGGCGGCTCACCCCCGGGCTCCTCGCCGAGGCGGGAAGCCGGTTCGGGAAGGTGGTCCTTGCCCGGGGGGACTGCGCGGGCTGCAAGATCGGGGGGGCTTCCGTTCCCGAGCACCTGGCGCGGATGGCCGAGGAGGCGAGGCGCTACCATCCCGTGGAGGTGGAGGTGGTGGAAGGGGCGCTTCCGGGCGAACCCGTGGCGCGGCGGGAGCTCTTCCAGGCCCTCCTGGGGAGCGCCAAGCGCACCGCCGCCGACCTCCTCCCCGAGCTTCCCCTGCCCGGCCTCGAGGCCGAGGGGGAAAGGCCCCTGCCCCCGGAGCTCCGCCTGCGGCGCCTCGCGGCGGACCGGGCTTCGGAGGTGCGCTGGCCCCGCATCCGGGTGGAGGAGGGGTGCACCCTCTGCCCGGTCTGCACCAACGTTTGCCCCACGGAGGCGGTCCAGCGGGTAAGGGAGGGGGAGGAGTACGCCCTCTACCTCAGGGTGGAGGCCTGCACGGGCTGCGGGGCCTGCGTGGCGAGCTGCCCGCCCCAGGTGATCCGCCTCGAGGAGGCCAAGAAGGAGGAGGTGGGGAAGGAGCTGGAGCTCTTCCGGGGCCGGCCCCCCTGGTACGACCTCTGA
- a CDS encoding bifunctional 3-deoxy-7-phosphoheptulonate synthase/chorismate mutase: protein MDERILALRKEVDRVNRELLRLLSERGRLVQEIGRIQTELGLPHYDPKREEEMLGYLTRENPGPFPNETIRKLFKEIFQASLDLEERQDQKRFLYSRKHKPEPTRVRVGDVVFGEKPLLIAGPCSIESEAQILETARFLAGKGVRVLRGGAFKPRTSPYGFQGLGVEGLRLGRKAADAFGMVFVTEVMDTRDVEVVAEYAHILQIGARNMQNFALLKEVGRAGRPVLLKRGLAATMEEWFYAAEYILAQGNEQVILAERGIRTFERWTRNTLDLSAVALAKQETHLPVVVDVTHAAGRTDLLAPLARAALAVGADGVHVEVHPNPKVALSDNQQQMDFAQFERFLEALRDLLGAARP from the coding sequence ATGGACGAGCGGATTCTCGCCCTGCGTAAGGAGGTGGACCGGGTCAACCGGGAGCTCCTCAGGCTCCTTTCCGAGCGGGGCCGACTGGTGCAAGAAATCGGCCGCATCCAGACGGAGCTGGGCCTCCCCCACTACGACCCCAAGCGGGAGGAGGAGATGCTCGGTTACCTCACCCGGGAAAACCCGGGACCCTTTCCCAACGAGACCATAAGGAAGCTCTTCAAGGAAATCTTCCAGGCGAGCCTGGACCTCGAGGAGCGCCAGGACCAGAAGCGCTTCCTCTACTCCAGGAAGCACAAGCCCGAGCCCACCCGGGTCCGGGTGGGGGACGTGGTCTTTGGGGAGAAGCCCCTCCTCATCGCCGGGCCCTGCTCCATTGAGAGCGAGGCGCAGATCCTGGAGACGGCCCGCTTCCTTGCCGGAAAGGGGGTGCGGGTCCTGAGGGGCGGGGCCTTCAAGCCCAGGACGAGCCCCTACGGCTTCCAGGGCCTCGGGGTGGAGGGGCTTAGGCTCGGCCGCAAGGCGGCGGACGCCTTCGGGATGGTCTTCGTCACCGAGGTGATGGACACCCGCGACGTGGAGGTGGTGGCGGAGTACGCCCACATCCTCCAGATCGGGGCCCGGAACATGCAGAACTTTGCCCTCCTCAAGGAGGTGGGAAGGGCGGGGAGGCCCGTCCTCCTCAAGCGGGGGCTTGCCGCCACCATGGAGGAGTGGTTCTACGCCGCCGAGTACATCCTCGCCCAGGGGAACGAGCAGGTGATCCTGGCGGAGAGGGGAATCCGCACCTTTGAGCGCTGGACGAGGAACACCCTGGACCTCTCTGCCGTGGCCCTGGCCAAGCAGGAGACCCATCTCCCCGTGGTGGTGGACGTGACCCACGCTGCCGGGCGCACGGACCTCCTGGCGCCTTTGGCCCGGGCCGCCCTGGCCGTGGGGGCGGACGGGGTCCACGTGGAGGTCCACCCCAACCCCAAGGTGGCCCTCTCCGACAACCAGCAGCAGATGGACTTCGCCCAGTTTGAGCGCTTCCTCGAGGCCCTCCGCGACCTCCTCGGGGCCGCCAGACCCTAG
- a CDS encoding HD-GYP domain-containing protein — translation MYVLLVDDDPAQRFLLRRALASLGVEVREARNGQEALDLLEEGLPQVVLTDLHMPFMDGLELTRRVKALDPLLPVILLTADGEREARLKGIEAGADDFLNRPVDLAELRLRVQGHLERRRLQEKLEDLERALLALVRAVEAKDPYTAGHGERVARYALHAAEELGVQGQALEDLRMGALLHDVGKIAIPDSILRGEHPLSEEAWRLIREHPVRGDEILKPLKAHPRLRPYVRWHHERLDGSGYPDGLTEVPLLVQVLSAADIYDALTSRRTYRKALRPEEALEALAREAWEGRLSREAVQVLGSALLRHGAL, via the coding sequence GTGTACGTCCTTCTGGTGGACGACGACCCCGCACAGCGCTTCCTCCTGAGGCGGGCCCTGGCCTCCTTGGGGGTGGAGGTGCGCGAGGCCAGGAACGGCCAGGAGGCCCTGGACCTCCTCGAGGAGGGGCTCCCCCAGGTGGTGCTCACCGACCTGCACATGCCCTTCATGGACGGCCTGGAGCTCACCCGGCGGGTCAAGGCCCTGGACCCCCTCCTTCCGGTGATCCTTCTCACCGCCGACGGGGAGCGGGAGGCCCGCCTCAAGGGGATAGAGGCAGGCGCGGACGACTTCCTCAATCGGCCCGTGGACCTGGCCGAGCTCCGCCTCAGGGTGCAGGGGCACCTGGAGAGGCGGCGGCTCCAGGAGAAGCTCGAGGACCTGGAGCGGGCCCTGCTCGCCCTGGTGCGGGCGGTGGAGGCCAAGGACCCCTACACCGCGGGGCACGGGGAGCGGGTGGCCCGGTACGCCCTCCATGCGGCCGAGGAGCTTGGGGTCCAGGGCCAGGCCCTGGAGGACCTCAGGATGGGGGCTCTCCTCCACGATGTGGGCAAGATCGCCATTCCCGACTCCATCCTCCGGGGGGAACACCCCCTTTCCGAGGAGGCGTGGCGGCTCATCCGGGAGCACCCCGTAAGGGGGGACGAGATCCTGAAGCCCCTCAAGGCCCATCCCCGCCTCCGCCCCTACGTGCGCTGGCACCACGAAAGGCTGGACGGCTCGGGCTACCCGGACGGCCTTACGGAGGTTCCCCTTTTGGTCCAGGTCTTGAGCGCCGCAGACATCTACGACGCCCTCACCAGCAGGCGCACCTACCGCAAGGCCCTGCGCCCGGAGGAGGCTCTCGAGGCCCTGGCCAGGGAAGCTTGGGAGGGGAGGCTCTCTCGGGAAGCGGTTCAGGTCCTAGGGAGCGCCCTTCTTCGCCACGGGGCCCTCTAG
- a CDS encoding DUF4388 domain-containing protein: MPLYGNLKDLPLDELLQALRYREGALEIWNVKGLPATTLFLKPGHIRSLDQKGKPLPPSRAKETLLALLAAREGNFEFLPGVRPRHGFRLNWPLERALLSLATLTDERGRATFPSAGR; this comes from the coding sequence ATGCCCCTTTACGGAAACCTCAAGGATTTGCCCCTGGACGAGCTCCTCCAGGCCCTGCGGTACAGGGAGGGGGCCCTGGAAATCTGGAACGTGAAGGGCCTTCCCGCCACCACCCTCTTCCTCAAGCCCGGGCATATCCGCTCCCTGGACCAAAAGGGCAAGCCCCTACCACCCTCGAGGGCCAAGGAAACCCTTCTCGCCCTCTTAGCAGCCCGGGAAGGGAACTTTGAGTTCCTCCCCGGGGTCAGACCCCGCCACGGGTTCCGCCTCAACTGGCCCCTGGAACGGGCGCTCCTCTCTTTGGCCACCCTTACGGACGAACGCGGGCGCGCCACGTTCCCCTCCGCAGGGAGGTAG